A single genomic interval of Primulina huaijiensis isolate GDHJ02 chromosome 7, ASM1229523v2, whole genome shotgun sequence harbors:
- the LOC140981825 gene encoding NADH dehydrogenase [ubiquinone] 1 beta subcomplex subunit 8, mitochondrial: MAGRLSQAASRIMGANGVVSRSVASSLRQRSGMGLPVGKHIVPDKPLPVNDELVWDNGTPFPEPCIDRIADTVGKYEALAWLCGGLSFFASLGLLAVWNDKASKIPFAPKVYPYDNLRVELGEEP, translated from the exons ATGGCAGGAAGGCTGAGCCAGGCTGCGTCCCGGATCATGGGCGCAAATGGTGTCGTTTCACGTTCCGTCGCATCCTCTCTCCGCCAGCGTTCGGGTATGGGCCTCCCCGTTGGCAAACACATCGTCCCCGACAAACCC CTTCCGGTGAACGATGAGCTTGTATGGGATAATGGAACTCCATTTCCGGAACCATGTATTGATCGCATTGCTGATACTGTTGGAAAG TATGAAGCATTAGCTTGGTTGTGTGGAGGATTGAGTTTTTTTGCATCGCTTGGATTATTAGCTGTGTGGAATGATAAAGCTTCTAAAATCCCATTT gCACCGAAGGTCTACCCATACGACAACTTAAGAGTGGAGCTTGGAGAAGAACCCTAG